The Papaver somniferum cultivar HN1 chromosome 3, ASM357369v1, whole genome shotgun sequence genome includes a region encoding these proteins:
- the LOC113362218 gene encoding uncharacterized protein LOC113362218, translating to MGVRRRGKPAVVAEGRKYVYPDECKYWTDAEKVVFRAARIGHLLDIPDDQKMSGPIFSFLMIRWIHVPEDEEIWFKVGENNECIGLVVLLIPCDLWDAVPIFLSHYMDTRKFDSCWFINR from the exons ATGGGTGTTCGGAGAAGAGGTAAACCTGCAGTTGTTGCTGAGGGAAG GAAATATGTTTACCCAGATGAGTGCAAGTACTGGACCGACGCTGAGAAAGTTGTGTTCCGAGCAGCTAGAATTGGTCATTTACTTGACATTCCTGATGATCAGAAGATGTCTGGGCCAATATTTAGTTTCTTAATGATTAGGTGGATTCATGTACCAGAAGACGAAGAAATCTGGTTTAAAGTTGGGG AGAACAATGAATGCATTGGACTGGTGGTTCTTTTGATACCTTGTGATCTCTGGGATGCAGTTCCGATTTTCCTTTCGCATTACATGGACACCAGAAAATTCGACAGCTGTTGGTTCATTAACAGATAA